In one Thermaerobacter sp. PB12/4term genomic region, the following are encoded:
- a CDS encoding glycosyltransferase family 4 protein, translated as MRILLVTGNRFPHAGGLSTHMDLLRRGLEALGHAVRIRSFADFSPAAKVLTRGPSWALNRVRWGWGAMWTATMRVHFLSRTLRVEAPWVQALNVEDPMAAAAAQRAGLPYVYTAHGYPTDEHVAAGRVRPGTAAHRWLLELERRGLAGARHVVAVDSRIAAHVRRLAGHDRVTVVQNFIDLDWPGRVPSRAAARTALGIPQDAFVILCPRRLTAKNGVLYAIQALEGLIRPGRGTGVPGGVAGPVAQKLAAGAETLRPLLVIVGSGEQDALVRRFVRERGLEPYCRIEGERPHAAMGQYLRAADVVVVPSVHEAGVEEATSISALEAMAFRVPLVASAIGGLREIVRDGETGLLVPQRDPEALARALWKVALDRPLAERMAESAYQYVLQHHSHLAAARRFLEIYQEHLVAKPARAGQQASADR; from the coding sequence TTGCGCATCTTGCTGGTCACGGGGAACCGGTTCCCCCACGCCGGCGGGCTCTCGACCCACATGGACCTGCTGCGCAGGGGGCTGGAAGCGCTGGGACATGCCGTACGCATCCGCTCCTTTGCCGATTTCAGCCCTGCAGCCAAGGTTCTGACCCGCGGCCCGTCCTGGGCCCTCAACCGGGTCCGGTGGGGTTGGGGGGCCATGTGGACGGCCACCATGCGGGTGCATTTTCTGAGCCGGACCCTGCGGGTCGAGGCGCCGTGGGTTCAGGCCCTCAACGTGGAGGACCCCATGGCCGCCGCCGCGGCCCAGCGAGCGGGGCTGCCTTACGTCTACACCGCCCACGGCTATCCCACCGATGAGCACGTGGCCGCCGGCCGGGTTCGGCCCGGGACCGCGGCCCACCGCTGGTTGCTGGAGCTGGAGCGGCGGGGGCTGGCGGGGGCACGCCATGTGGTGGCCGTGGACTCTCGCATTGCAGCCCATGTGCGGCGGCTGGCAGGCCATGACCGGGTGACGGTGGTCCAGAACTTCATCGACCTGGACTGGCCGGGACGGGTTCCGTCTCGGGCCGCGGCGCGTACCGCCCTGGGCATCCCGCAGGACGCCTTCGTCATCCTGTGCCCGCGGCGACTGACCGCCAAGAACGGCGTGCTGTACGCCATTCAGGCCCTAGAGGGCCTCATTCGGCCAGGGCGGGGGACGGGAGTACCGGGGGGTGTCGCCGGACCGGTGGCCCAGAAGCTGGCGGCCGGCGCGGAAACCCTTCGCCCACTGCTGGTAATTGTCGGGAGCGGAGAGCAGGACGCGCTTGTCCGCCGGTTCGTCCGGGAAAGGGGCCTTGAGCCCTACTGCCGAATTGAGGGCGAGCGGCCCCATGCCGCCATGGGGCAGTATCTCAGGGCAGCCGATGTTGTGGTCGTCCCCTCGGTGCACGAGGCCGGGGTGGAAGAGGCCACCTCCATCAGTGCCCTGGAGGCCATGGCCTTCCGCGTGCCGCTGGTGGCGTCGGCGATCGGGGGGCTGCGCGAGATCGTTCGGGATGGGGAAACCGGCCTGCTTGTTCCCCAGCGCGATCCGGAGGCGCTGGCCCGGGCGCTGTGGAAGGTCGCATTGGACCGCCCGCTGGCCGAGCGCATGGCCGAATCAGCCTACCAGTACGTGCTCCAGCACCATTCCCACCTGGCGGCCGCCCGCCGGTTCCTCGAGATTTATCAAGAGCACCTGGTGGCCAAACCGGCGAGGGCGGGTCAACAGGCAAGCGCTGACCGGTGA
- a CDS encoding DUF4330 domain-containing protein: MEKRFRFNLLDLLVIVVLLAVGFVVYTRIGPESAEPAEARDVTFTVLVSRVPEVQARNMFNVGDVLYSPSAQPAAEVVDVTMRPSPVVLEDGGFLREGESRYFRDVLVTARGRAVKVQNHYELRGQSLQIGREFSLATPRTVVKGTVVDVRW; encoded by the coding sequence ATGGAGAAGCGCTTTCGTTTCAACCTCCTCGATTTGCTGGTCATCGTGGTGTTGCTTGCGGTGGGGTTTGTGGTTTACACGCGCATTGGGCCGGAGAGCGCGGAGCCGGCCGAGGCTCGGGATGTCACCTTCACCGTGCTGGTCAGCAGGGTGCCTGAAGTGCAGGCCCGCAACATGTTCAACGTCGGCGATGTCCTTTACAGTCCCAGCGCGCAGCCGGCCGCGGAAGTCGTGGATGTGACCATGCGGCCGAGCCCCGTCGTGCTGGAAGACGGCGGATTCTTGCGTGAGGGCGAGTCGCGTTATTTTCGGGACGTGCTGGTGACGGCGCGCGGCCGCGCCGTGAAGGTGCAGAACCATTACGAGCTGCGTGGCCAATCGCTGCAGATCGGGCGCGAATTTTCTCTGGCGACGCCGCGCACGGTGGTCAAGGGCACGGTGGTCGACGTCCGCTGGTAG
- a CDS encoding O-antigen ligase, with amino-acid sequence MLEAIRRVWGESLIAAFLSGLMRAWRDLLGGSFLWRWLTSPLPAPRDWWGASALGWLVATARNRVAAGWAEVDPRGVVPRAAGVAAAWGLVVTAFLVALVPFRRQIGPIPVTVEVLLIPLVTVAWLVHWALRPAAEPAAPGRERPVRSLTGLPLTAFDLPFALYLTILAVSLLNARSLVEGFQTLARQASFFVLFYMTVDLVRGRRRLGHWIIDAMLAGGLLVALIGLVQYALGVDLTVSGLAGAGAGAIRGRVGSTQENPNFLSEYLILLIPVALGRLLGTLRGSVGEQQPRGAAGAEREEGTGGGVGGGAAAQGAPAAPRPWRRAFYVATIVAMLAAEFLTYTRGGWLGLALAVAVFVLLVDSRYLVVVAAAGAAAVFLIPGMLERLAGLLDFSEGSGAFRLNLYRAALVMWSRSPWLGVGAGNYLAYYPDVIRDYPLLDQRFATYSSHNAFLTVAAETGLLGLLVFLVIVLLALRAAFAGWRHGAGPGDRLLFLGAGCGMIAFLVQSLSNITFFHPRVVLYYWLLLAVLVVLSPGRAPLGPLPPAGEGRAQTRGGARGEEAGAGEPREVRIGAL; translated from the coding sequence TTGCTGGAGGCCATCCGCCGGGTATGGGGAGAGAGTTTGATCGCGGCCTTCTTGAGCGGGCTCATGCGCGCCTGGCGTGACCTGCTCGGCGGCAGCTTCCTCTGGCGGTGGCTGACGTCCCCTCTGCCCGCCCCCCGCGACTGGTGGGGGGCCTCGGCCCTCGGCTGGCTGGTTGCGACCGCCCGCAACCGGGTGGCGGCCGGGTGGGCGGAGGTCGATCCCCGCGGGGTCGTGCCCCGGGCGGCCGGTGTGGCGGCAGCCTGGGGCCTGGTGGTGACCGCCTTTCTGGTGGCGCTGGTCCCATTCCGCCGCCAGATCGGTCCCATTCCGGTCACCGTTGAGGTGCTTCTGATCCCCCTGGTCACCGTGGCGTGGCTCGTACACTGGGCTCTCCGCCCGGCCGCGGAGCCTGCGGCGCCCGGCCGGGAGCGGCCGGTGAGGTCCCTCACGGGCCTACCCCTGACGGCCTTCGATTTGCCCTTTGCCCTTTACCTCACGATCCTGGCCGTCTCCCTGCTCAACGCCCGGTCCCTGGTCGAAGGATTTCAGACCCTGGCGCGCCAGGCCTCGTTCTTCGTGTTGTTCTATATGACGGTCGACCTGGTGCGGGGGCGCCGGCGCCTGGGCCACTGGATCATCGACGCCATGCTGGCCGGTGGGTTGCTGGTGGCCCTGATCGGCCTGGTTCAATACGCCCTGGGTGTCGACCTGACGGTGTCGGGGCTGGCCGGTGCCGGGGCCGGAGCCATTCGCGGCCGCGTCGGCTCGACCCAGGAAAACCCCAATTTTCTTTCGGAGTATCTCATCCTGCTCATCCCCGTGGCCCTGGGGCGCCTTTTAGGAACCCTGCGCGGATCGGTGGGCGAGCAGCAGCCCCGTGGCGCAGCAGGCGCAGAACGGGAGGAAGGCACGGGTGGAGGCGTGGGCGGGGGGGCTGCCGCTCAGGGCGCGCCGGCGGCGCCCCGGCCGTGGCGCCGCGCCTTCTATGTCGCCACGATCGTTGCCATGCTGGCAGCAGAGTTTTTGACCTACACCCGGGGTGGATGGCTCGGGCTCGCCCTGGCGGTGGCGGTGTTCGTCCTTCTGGTCGATTCCCGCTACCTGGTGGTGGTCGCTGCTGCGGGTGCGGCGGCCGTGTTCCTGATCCCGGGGATGCTGGAGCGCCTGGCTGGACTACTGGACTTTTCTGAAGGGTCCGGGGCATTCCGCCTGAATCTCTACCGGGCGGCCCTGGTGATGTGGAGCCGGTCGCCCTGGCTTGGGGTCGGGGCCGGGAACTACCTGGCCTACTACCCTGACGTCATTCGCGATTACCCCTTGCTGGACCAGCGGTTTGCCACGTATTCGTCCCACAACGCTTTCCTGACCGTGGCAGCCGAGACCGGGCTGCTGGGGCTTCTAGTGTTCCTGGTCATCGTGCTGCTCGCGCTGCGGGCTGCCTTTGCCGGCTGGCGGCACGGTGCCGGGCCCGGCGACCGGCTGCTGTTCCTGGGTGCCGGTTGTGGTATGATTGCGTTCCTGGTGCAGAGCCTGTCCAACATCACCTTTTTCCACCCGCGGGTCGTGCTGTACTACTGGTTGCTGCTGGCGGTGCTGGTGGTCCTGTCGCCGGGACGCGCACCCCTCGGCCCGCTACCGCCCGCCGGTGAGGGCCGGGCGCAAACCCGCGGAGGCGCCAGGGGCGAGGAGGCGGGGGCCGGCGAGCCCAGGGAGGTCCGGATCGGCGCGCTATGA
- a CDS encoding glycosyltransferase, whose protein sequence is MASGPAGLQHGTGLKNLLMVACYFPPIGGGGVQRALKMAKYLPQFGWRPLVLAMDPVWHVSLDPTLLDELPPEVVVHRVREWRPRVLAGPMAAAAPQVGRPGTASPGTGRRGATAAAAPDAGERGAGRSLASGEEPGGWRRRFVQLMKRARMYVLIPDDRILWYVPAVREGRRMLARYGAQALLSTSGPYTDHLVGLALHRQAGLPWVADFRDPWTQNVHRSGIGWREALEERMERAVMREADVVLTVTRSFAEGFRSKYGDVIRRLEVIHNGFDAADFAGIEPERVEGRCTFVYTGIFYKERNPRRLLRAVRRLIDRGAVDRTRLRLRFAGVFDYPGYSDNARAVRDLGLGDVVEVLGHVPHRRAVALLKGADVLLLINDVDPVFGGTFIPGKLFEYMAAQRPILALSMPGEAAAVVERFGLGEVVAPEDDAAIEAAVLRFYRRWERGELAGPQPLPPEAYRRYERREQARALAELLDELVAGR, encoded by the coding sequence ATGGCGTCCGGCCCCGCCGGCCTCCAGCACGGCACGGGGCTGAAAAACCTTTTGATGGTCGCCTGCTACTTCCCCCCCATCGGCGGTGGCGGGGTGCAGCGAGCCCTCAAGATGGCGAAATACCTTCCGCAGTTCGGCTGGCGGCCTCTGGTGCTGGCCATGGATCCGGTCTGGCACGTGTCGCTGGACCCCACCCTGCTGGACGAGCTTCCTCCCGAAGTGGTGGTGCACCGGGTCCGCGAGTGGCGGCCGCGGGTACTGGCCGGCCCAATGGCGGCAGCAGCGCCGCAGGTCGGCCGGCCGGGGACGGCATCTCCCGGGACAGGCCGCCGCGGAGCCACGGCCGCGGCGGCCCCGGACGCAGGAGAACGGGGAGCCGGTCGCTCGCTGGCTTCAGGCGAGGAGCCCGGAGGCTGGCGGCGCCGGTTCGTCCAGCTGATGAAGCGGGCGCGGATGTACGTGCTGATTCCCGACGACCGCATCCTCTGGTACGTGCCGGCGGTACGGGAAGGGCGGCGGATGCTGGCCCGGTACGGCGCGCAGGCGCTGCTGTCGACGTCGGGTCCGTACACCGATCACCTGGTGGGGCTGGCTCTGCACCGGCAGGCGGGGCTTCCGTGGGTGGCCGACTTCCGGGATCCCTGGACCCAGAACGTGCACCGCAGCGGGATCGGCTGGCGCGAGGCGCTGGAGGAACGGATGGAGCGGGCGGTGATGCGGGAAGCCGACGTGGTGCTGACGGTGACCCGCTCCTTTGCCGAGGGCTTCCGGTCCAAGTACGGGGATGTGATTCGCCGGCTTGAGGTGATTCACAACGGGTTTGACGCCGCCGACTTCGCGGGGATCGAGCCCGAGCGGGTGGAAGGGCGCTGTACCTTCGTCTATACAGGGATCTTCTACAAGGAGCGGAACCCGCGCCGTCTGCTGCGTGCCGTGCGGCGCCTGATCGACCGGGGTGCCGTGGACCGGACGCGGCTGCGCCTGCGCTTTGCGGGCGTGTTCGACTACCCCGGGTACTCCGACAATGCCCGGGCCGTGCGGGACCTGGGGCTGGGCGACGTGGTGGAGGTGCTTGGCCATGTGCCGCACCGCCGGGCCGTGGCCCTCCTGAAGGGTGCCGATGTGCTCCTGCTGATCAACGATGTCGACCCTGTTTTCGGTGGCACCTTCATCCCCGGCAAGCTGTTCGAATACATGGCCGCCCAGCGCCCCATCCTGGCCCTCAGCATGCCCGGTGAGGCTGCTGCCGTGGTGGAGCGGTTCGGCCTGGGAGAGGTGGTTGCTCCGGAGGATGATGCGGCCATCGAGGCGGCGGTGCTGCGCTTCTACCGCCGGTGGGAGCGGGGGGAGCTGGCCGGACCGCAACCTCTTCCACCGGAGGCGTATCGCCGCTACGAGCGCCGGGAACAGGCCCGGGCCCTGGCGGAGCTGCTGGACGAACTGGTGGCGGGCCGGTAG
- the murJ gene encoding murein biosynthesis integral membrane protein MurJ, translated as MMQRGRRQRHKGAGGVGARLARSAAAVFLLAVASRVLGFVREMVLAAVFGAGRVTDAYTITFAIPSVLFQAVGSAITTIVIPMLTRYRATGRDEDFREVAWTLFHGLLLALVAILAAAMILVDPLVRLFAPGFAGEQLELTRRLALIMLPGIVFMGINGWMQGVLNSCGNVVTPAAVGIPQNLVLIGGTYFLGRAYGIEAVAWASLVALAAQVILQWSALRRVGLPYRPVFRWNHPDLRAALRRTGPVVAATGTGQISQTVERALASGLPEGSAASLSFAQRITGLPQGLLMYPVSTVLYPELTRRISQGDRAGFLALLRRGLRLHLFLMFPITAGMLALRSELVRLVFERGRFDAHDTQMTAFALAFLCLGLTGFAWRDLMSRAMYSTGDTWTPASTGIVALTMHILLSLLLVRYLAHGGIALSWSISLWWSALVLLVRLRRRLGPVGGRSLLGGAVQAAVASAVMVVVVEVLRRGPVAQLVVPDARTVAQATGLLLLVVAGAAVYGAVLALFRVEELAFLGGLARKALARLGGAGRSGRGPAERNAGQA; from the coding sequence ATGATGCAGAGGGGGCGCCGGCAGCGTCACAAGGGGGCAGGGGGAGTGGGCGCTCGCCTCGCCCGATCGGCGGCAGCCGTTTTCTTGCTGGCGGTCGCCAGCCGGGTGCTGGGGTTCGTCCGGGAGATGGTGCTGGCGGCCGTGTTCGGCGCCGGCCGGGTGACCGACGCTTATACCATCACCTTCGCCATTCCCTCGGTGCTGTTTCAGGCGGTGGGCAGCGCCATCACCACCATCGTCATCCCCATGCTCACCCGCTACCGCGCCACCGGGCGGGACGAGGACTTTCGCGAGGTGGCGTGGACCCTGTTCCACGGGCTGTTGCTGGCGCTGGTGGCGATCCTGGCTGCGGCCATGATCCTGGTCGATCCCCTGGTCCGGCTGTTTGCACCAGGGTTTGCCGGCGAACAGCTGGAGCTCACCCGGCGCCTGGCCCTGATCATGCTTCCAGGGATTGTCTTCATGGGGATCAACGGCTGGATGCAGGGCGTGCTCAACAGCTGCGGCAACGTGGTGACGCCCGCGGCGGTGGGCATCCCGCAAAACCTGGTGCTCATTGGCGGAACCTATTTTCTCGGCCGGGCCTACGGTATCGAGGCGGTCGCCTGGGCGTCCCTGGTGGCGCTGGCCGCCCAGGTGATTCTCCAATGGAGCGCCCTCCGGCGTGTGGGCCTGCCGTATCGCCCGGTGTTCCGGTGGAACCACCCGGACCTGCGGGCCGCCCTGCGCCGGACGGGCCCGGTGGTGGCGGCTACGGGCACGGGCCAGATCAGCCAGACGGTGGAACGGGCCCTGGCTTCGGGTTTGCCCGAAGGGAGCGCCGCGTCGCTGTCCTTTGCACAGCGGATCACGGGGCTGCCCCAGGGCCTGCTGATGTACCCGGTTTCCACGGTGCTCTATCCGGAGCTGACGCGCCGTATCAGTCAGGGCGACCGGGCCGGCTTCCTCGCCCTTCTCCGCCGCGGGTTGCGCCTGCACCTTTTTCTCATGTTTCCCATCACCGCCGGGATGCTGGCGCTCCGGTCGGAGCTGGTACGCCTGGTGTTCGAGCGCGGCCGGTTCGACGCCCACGACACGCAGATGACGGCCTTTGCCCTGGCCTTTCTCTGCCTGGGGCTTACGGGTTTTGCCTGGCGCGATCTGATGAGCAGGGCGATGTACAGTACGGGTGACACCTGGACGCCCGCCAGCACCGGGATCGTGGCGCTGACCATGCACATCCTGCTCAGCCTCCTGCTGGTGCGTTACCTTGCCCACGGCGGCATTGCCCTGTCCTGGTCCATCTCCCTGTGGTGGAGCGCCCTGGTCCTGCTGGTGAGGCTCCGGCGGCGGCTCGGGCCGGTGGGAGGCCGGTCGCTGCTCGGGGGTGCGGTGCAGGCGGCGGTGGCCTCGGCCGTGATGGTGGTGGTGGTGGAAGTATTGCGCCGGGGGCCTGTAGCGCAGCTGGTGGTTCCCGATGCTCGAACGGTAGCCCAGGCGACCGGCCTGCTCCTGCTGGTGGTCGCCGGGGCCGCCGTGTACGGGGCCGTGCTGGCCCTGTTTCGGGTGGAGGAACTGGCCTTCCTGGGCGGCCTGGCCCGGAAAGCCTTGGCCCGCCTGGGGGGCGCCGGACGGAGCGGGAGGGGTCCGGCCGAGCGCAACGCCGGCCAAGCGTGA
- a CDS encoding glycosyltransferase family 4 protein codes for MNQPAMSGGGPGLRVWMLPDYSSSNPYQRLLADALADLGVQVTLARRLADVPPAAVARRSGDDVAVIHLHWTHGYMLDRRAWMTALKGMRLLAWLRAMRRRGAALVWTVHNLHDHDRRQPQLERFFHRRLVRLCDALIVHCDYARQATAGAFAVPERLRRRIFVMPHGHYLGVYGEPWDRQQARSRLDIDPDAVTFLYLGAIRPYKGVPRLVRAFREFPEEGVRLVVAGQPATDALRDEIEAAAAGDRRIRLVLERVPDEDIPLFMGAADAVVMPYEDIFTSGTVILAMSFGRPVVAPRRGCLAEVVDDQGGFLYPPDDPTGLVQALREALAHRHRLADMGRHNRRRVEAWTWQAVALETRRAYEAAVAARHRGAAGPDPANPDRGTP; via the coding sequence ATGAACCAGCCGGCAATGAGTGGTGGCGGGCCAGGCTTGCGGGTGTGGATGCTGCCCGACTACAGTTCGAGCAACCCCTACCAGCGGCTGCTGGCAGATGCCCTGGCGGACCTGGGTGTGCAGGTCACCCTGGCCAGGCGCCTGGCCGATGTGCCGCCGGCGGCCGTGGCCCGGCGGTCCGGGGATGATGTGGCTGTGATCCACCTGCACTGGACCCACGGGTACATGCTCGACCGCCGGGCATGGATGACGGCGCTCAAGGGGATGCGGCTTCTTGCCTGGCTTCGGGCCATGCGCCGGCGCGGTGCCGCCCTGGTCTGGACGGTCCACAACCTCCACGACCACGACCGGCGGCAGCCTCAGCTGGAGCGTTTCTTTCACCGACGGCTGGTCAGGCTCTGTGACGCCCTCATCGTGCATTGCGACTATGCCCGCCAGGCGACGGCCGGCGCCTTCGCCGTCCCGGAGCGCCTGCGGCGCCGTATCTTCGTCATGCCCCACGGTCACTATTTGGGGGTGTACGGTGAGCCCTGGGACCGGCAGCAAGCCCGGTCCCGGCTGGACATCGACCCGGACGCCGTCACGTTCCTCTATCTTGGGGCCATTCGGCCGTACAAGGGCGTTCCCCGGCTGGTCCGGGCCTTCCGGGAATTTCCGGAGGAAGGGGTCCGCCTAGTGGTCGCCGGGCAACCCGCCACGGACGCTCTGCGGGACGAGATCGAGGCGGCCGCGGCCGGTGATAGGCGGATACGGCTGGTGCTGGAGCGGGTGCCGGACGAGGACATCCCCCTCTTCATGGGCGCGGCGGACGCCGTGGTCATGCCCTATGAGGACATCTTCACGTCGGGCACCGTGATCCTCGCCATGTCCTTCGGCCGCCCGGTCGTTGCTCCGCGTCGCGGTTGCCTGGCCGAAGTGGTGGATGACCAGGGCGGGTTCCTCTACCCGCCGGACGATCCTACGGGTCTGGTACAAGCCTTGCGCGAGGCCTTGGCCCACCGCCACCGGCTGGCCGACATGGGAAGGCACAACCGACGGCGGGTGGAGGCCTGGACGTGGCAAGCTGTGGCGCTTGAGACCCGGCGGGCATACGAAGCTGCGGTGGCCGCGAGGCACCGGGGTGCAGCCGGGCCGGACCCGGCGAACCCGGACCGGGGCACGCCCTGA
- a CDS encoding NAD(P)/FAD-dependent oxidoreductase, with amino-acid sequence MPAALAPKGGDESAVLTQRRLRRGVEGVNLYDVVVVGAGLAGLQSARLLAGRGLKVLLVDRKPRVDRFVHTTGIFVRKTLESFDLPAEYLGPVVRDVVLYSPAGRALHLSSPHDEFRVGRLRRLYARWLDEAVGAGAHWAGGTRFLGSEPGRTSRVYLETGGRRWAVEARFMIGADGCQSTVARNLGLDVNREWIVGAEEVYRGVPLDGPPAFHCYLDPRLAPGYLAWVVHDGEEVHVGTGGYPDRFHVTTALAAFKERVAPRFGLERGRLVERRGGRIPVGGVLHRIACPRGLLVGDAAGAVSPLTAGGLDPCLRLSDLAAHVVAAYLDQGDPRILGHYHGGAFQPRFLSRRWMRRVLATFRHPLWYELGCAAFRGTPLRRLAWQVFFGRGSFPDVEPVKAALGVDGASPAVMSRGAW; translated from the coding sequence ATGCCGGCTGCACTGGCACCCAAGGGGGGCGACGAGTCAGCGGTTCTGACACAGCGGAGACTGCGCCGGGGAGTTGAGGGTGTGAACCTGTACGACGTGGTCGTGGTGGGGGCCGGGCTGGCGGGCCTGCAGAGCGCCCGCTTGCTGGCGGGGCGAGGCCTCAAGGTCCTGCTGGTCGACCGCAAACCCCGGGTGGACCGGTTCGTCCACACCACAGGCATTTTCGTGCGGAAGACGCTGGAAAGCTTTGACCTGCCCGCCGAATACCTCGGGCCGGTGGTGCGGGACGTGGTGCTGTATTCCCCGGCGGGGCGGGCCCTTCACCTGTCGAGCCCCCATGACGAGTTCCGCGTGGGCCGGCTGCGGCGCCTGTACGCCCGGTGGCTCGACGAGGCGGTGGGGGCCGGCGCCCACTGGGCCGGCGGCACACGGTTTCTGGGCTCCGAACCGGGTCGAACCAGCCGGGTCTACCTGGAGACGGGAGGGCGCCGCTGGGCGGTGGAGGCCCGGTTTATGATTGGCGCCGATGGCTGCCAGTCGACTGTGGCCCGGAACCTGGGGCTTGACGTGAACCGGGAGTGGATTGTGGGCGCGGAGGAAGTCTACCGGGGCGTGCCGCTGGACGGTCCGCCCGCCTTCCACTGCTACCTGGATCCGCGGCTGGCGCCGGGGTATCTGGCCTGGGTGGTCCACGACGGGGAGGAGGTCCACGTGGGCACGGGGGGCTACCCCGACCGGTTCCACGTCACCACCGCCCTGGCCGCCTTCAAAGAACGAGTGGCCCCGCGTTTCGGTCTCGAGCGGGGGCGGCTGGTGGAGCGGCGGGGCGGCCGCATCCCCGTGGGCGGTGTTCTGCACCGCATCGCCTGCCCGCGGGGGCTTCTGGTGGGCGATGCCGCCGGTGCCGTGTCGCCCCTGACGGCCGGCGGTCTCGATCCGTGCCTGCGGCTGTCCGACCTGGCGGCCCACGTGGTGGCCGCCTATCTGGACCAGGGCGACCCCCGCATTCTGGGGCACTACCACGGCGGCGCCTTCCAACCCCGCTTCCTCTCCCGGCGCTGGATGCGGCGGGTCCTGGCGACCTTCCGTCATCCCCTGTGGTATGAACTGGGCTGCGCTGCCTTTCGTGGCACGCCTTTGCGCCGGCTGGCCTGGCAGGTGTTTTTCGGCCGCGGTTCGTTCCCCGATGTGGAGCCGGTGAAGGCGGCGCTGGGGGTGGACGGCGCATCTCCGGCGGTAATGTCCAGAGGTGCATGGTAA
- a CDS encoding ABC transporter ATP-binding protein, translating to MLEVRDLHVYYGPIHALKGISLSVNEGEIVTLIGANGAGKTTLLRAISGLAPARRGDITFQGRSLLRQLPEDIVRLGISHVPEGRRIFANLTVQENLELGAFLRRDRAEQARDLERVFDLFPRLKERLHQVAGTLSGGEQQMLAIGRALMARPLLLLLDEPSLGLAPLLVRTIFDVIREINSQGTTILLVEQNAHMALSIAHRAYVLETGRIVLAGPADELRQSEAIRAAYLGGKAG from the coding sequence ATGCTGGAAGTCCGCGACCTACACGTCTATTACGGTCCCATCCACGCCCTCAAGGGCATCTCCCTGTCCGTCAACGAGGGCGAGATCGTCACGCTGATCGGGGCCAACGGGGCCGGCAAGACCACCCTGCTGCGGGCCATCTCCGGGCTGGCGCCCGCCCGCCGGGGGGACATCACCTTCCAGGGCCGCTCCCTTTTGCGGCAGCTGCCCGAAGACATCGTCCGCCTGGGCATCTCCCACGTGCCCGAGGGCCGCCGCATCTTCGCCAACCTCACGGTCCAGGAGAACCTGGAACTGGGCGCCTTCCTGCGCCGGGACCGGGCCGAGCAGGCCCGCGACCTGGAGAGGGTCTTCGACCTGTTCCCCCGGCTCAAGGAGCGGCTTCACCAGGTCGCCGGGACCCTCTCCGGCGGCGAGCAGCAAATGCTGGCCATCGGCCGTGCCCTCATGGCCCGGCCCCTCCTCCTGCTCCTCGACGAGCCCTCCCTGGGCCTGGCGCCCCTGCTGGTGCGGACCATCTTCGACGTGATCCGGGAGATCAACAGCCAGGGCACCACCATCCTGCTGGTGGAGCAGAACGCCCACATGGCCCTGTCCATCGCCCACCGCGCCTACGTGCTGGAGACGGGCCGCATCGTGCTGGCCGGCCCAGCGGACGAACTCCGCCAGAGCGAGGCGATCCGGGCGGCGTACCTGGGCGGCAAGGCGGGGTAG
- a CDS encoding ABC transporter ATP-binding protein has protein sequence MLLLQMEKVGIRFGGLKAVDGLDLAVEPGELVGLIGPNGAGKTTVFNLLTGVYTPTEGTITYAGRRINGLKPHVLARLGIARTFQNIRLFPNLTVFDNVRVAYQVNTRHTPLDSILRLPRFFAEESRMAEESLELLGRLGLLAHKDELARNLPYGLQRRLEIARALALKPRLLLLDEPAAGMNPQESRQLMELIAAVRRDFDLTVLLIEHDMSVVMGICERIYVLDHGVLIATGTPAEIRRNPRVIEAYLGEEAS, from the coding sequence ATGCTGCTGTTGCAGATGGAGAAGGTGGGAATCCGCTTCGGCGGCCTCAAGGCCGTGGACGGGCTCGATCTGGCGGTCGAACCCGGCGAGCTGGTGGGCCTGATCGGCCCCAACGGGGCGGGCAAGACCACCGTGTTCAACCTGCTGACGGGCGTCTACACGCCCACCGAGGGGACCATCACCTACGCCGGCCGGCGCATCAACGGGCTCAAGCCCCACGTTCTGGCCCGGCTGGGCATCGCCCGGACCTTCCAGAACATCCGGCTGTTCCCCAACCTGACGGTCTTCGATAACGTGCGGGTGGCCTACCAGGTCAACACCCGCCACACGCCGCTGGACTCCATCCTGCGGCTGCCCCGCTTCTTTGCGGAAGAGAGCCGCATGGCCGAGGAGAGCCTGGAGCTGCTCGGGCGCCTGGGCCTCCTGGCCCACAAGGACGAGCTGGCCCGCAACCTGCCCTACGGCCTGCAGCGGCGCCTGGAGATCGCCCGGGCCCTGGCCCTCAAGCCCCGGCTCCTCCTTCTGGACGAACCGGCCGCCGGCATGAACCCCCAGGAGTCCCGCCAGCTCATGGAGCTGATCGCCGCCGTGCGGCGGGACTTCGACCTGACGGTGCTTCTGATCGAGCACGACATGTCGGTGGTGATGGGCATCTGCGAGCGGATCTACGTCCTCGACCACGGCGTGCTCATTGCCACCGGGACCCCGGCGGAGATCCGCCGCAACCCTCGGGTGATCGAGGCCTACCTGGGGGAGGAGGCATCGTGA